In a genomic window of Candidatus Leptovillus gracilis:
- a CDS encoding recombinase family protein encodes MTPHPKINDQHLQRWAYIYVRQSTLRQVAEHQESQDLQYQLAARARTLGWPDARIHIIDDDLGKSAVSRSDRFGFQRLFTDVGTGKVGILLVTDVSRLARNCADWYQLLDLAAFNHVLVSDSGGVYNPRAYDDRLLLGVKGTFSEAQWHVMRQQMQAARLNKAKRGELALRLPVGYERLPNGQVILTPDEQVQTSIRQVFRLFRRLGSAHAVLCHLQTAGLRLPRQDRNLVGQAIIVWTKPSYGQVYQILKLPAYAGVYAYGQRRREELPGAPSARYGGRLPPTEWQVLRRDAFPGYITWEVYMDNQERLAQNWQATPFANPAQPLVNLGSRALPFSARGTAGKGRALLAAADGIVAPMGSLTRCAPVGTSARVWMSGHARAKRAVAQSDQRRWRRSQSAG; translated from the coding sequence ATGACCCCTCATCCCAAGATCAATGACCAGCATCTTCAGCGCTGGGCCTACATCTACGTCCGTCAATCTACGTTGCGCCAGGTGGCCGAACACCAGGAATCCCAGGACCTGCAATATCAGCTTGCCGCCCGCGCCCGCACCCTGGGCTGGCCCGACGCCCGCATCCATATCATTGACGATGACCTGGGCAAATCGGCTGTCAGCCGCAGTGACCGCTTTGGCTTTCAACGCCTCTTCACCGATGTGGGCACCGGCAAAGTCGGCATACTCCTGGTGACGGATGTCTCCCGTCTGGCACGCAACTGCGCCGACTGGTATCAACTGCTCGACCTGGCCGCCTTCAATCACGTTCTGGTCAGTGACAGCGGCGGTGTCTACAATCCCCGCGCTTATGATGACCGCCTGCTGCTCGGCGTCAAGGGCACTTTTTCGGAGGCGCAGTGGCATGTCATGCGTCAACAGATGCAGGCGGCGCGCCTGAACAAAGCCAAACGGGGTGAACTGGCGCTGCGCCTGCCTGTTGGTTATGAACGGCTGCCCAATGGTCAGGTTATCCTGACGCCGGACGAGCAGGTGCAGACCAGTATCCGGCAGGTGTTCCGCTTGTTTCGGCGGCTGGGCAGCGCCCATGCGGTACTCTGCCATCTGCAAACGGCTGGCTTGCGCCTGCCGCGCCAGGACCGCAATCTGGTGGGGCAGGCCATTATTGTCTGGACGAAGCCGAGTTACGGGCAGGTGTACCAGATTTTGAAGCTGCCCGCTTATGCCGGGGTGTATGCCTATGGTCAGCGGCGGCGGGAGGAGCTGCCGGGCGCGCCGAGCGCACGTTATGGCGGGCGGCTGCCGCCGACGGAGTGGCAGGTCTTGCGGCGGGATGCCTTTCCCGGCTATATTACCTGGGAGGTGTATATGGATAATCAGGAACGTTTGGCGCAAAACTGGCAGGCCACTCCCTTTGCCAACCCGGCGCAGCCGCTGGTCAATCTCGGTTCGCGTGCTTTGCCTTTTTCGGCTCGCGGCACGGCGGGCAAGGGTCGGGCGCTGTTGGCGGCAGCCGATGGTATAGTCGCGCCGATGGGGTCGCTGACCCGCTGCGCGCCGGTAGGGACATCGGCCAGGGTGTGGATGTCAGGGCACGCCAGGGCAAAGCGGGCGGTGGCCCAATCTGACCAGCGGCGGTGGCGGCGAAGCCAGTCAGCAGGATGA
- a CDS encoding M23 family metallopeptidase, with protein MIQNRTTGDILTWSRWRTDPGWQGELYESDRGSDGLLEPERLLQTGEWEDIRDGNPNTEANWSHSSGTMIQVNHAYGLATTYIHTVPALTVGQQVQQGDIVGETANNGWSSGTHIHYRLEFTYSGRTIYLNPLTPPRQIVHLLP; from the coding sequence ATGATCCAAAACAGAACGACTGGAGATATCCTTACATGGTCACGTTGGCGTACTGATCCTGGATGGCAAGGAGAGTTATACGAATCCGATCGAGGCAGTGATGGTTTACTGGAACCCGAGAGGTTATTACAAACTGGAGAGTGGGAAGATATACGAGACGGTAATCCGAACACTGAGGCTAACTGGAGCCACAGCTCTGGAACTATGATCCAGGTCAACCATGCCTATGGTTTGGCTACTACTTATATTCATACTGTCCCAGCCTTAACAGTTGGTCAGCAAGTGCAACAAGGTGACATTGTAGGGGAAACAGCCAATAATGGGTGGAGTTCTGGAACCCATATTCATTACAGGCTAGAGTTTACGTATAGTGGCAGAACGATTTATTTGAACCCATTAACCCCACCCCGCCAAATCGTTCATTTATTACCTTAA
- a CDS encoding PD40 domain-containing protein, whose protein sequence is MKSPFRKTVRLNLLNNLLFMTLLFVACEAASVAETTTVTQERDLGNAPIISATPQKISTIKATVTITPVNTETLPAPTMTTSPSDTPSPQPTQTFMPTPSPLGGWLVFESAHEDTNGDDLIDISDNIHIYSMNLSTNELVQLTYDSHRDTLPSWSPDRSEIVFASNRSGNADLYVMNADGSNLRQLTHTPENETTPIWTTNGQQIIYVLVRTLEYGLQESHLYIMSASGENNHQLVNLPGNSIDPDLSPDGRFLAYTQKEPVLFEEETRTRTVVYLYDMQSGKNIRITSSAFESDRGQFQKAKWLPREGWYLSMLQVPGDMNPVGLKVFELTWDDEAPLLQQVLEFDEGSGNYTWGPNGECLISADYRTLINEEGEAIMTTDLFTIPITIPEPQTQLQVDPAMQRSEHVLQGEGTWLTNDPYYEGNLDWAP, encoded by the coding sequence ATGAAATCACCATTCAGGAAAACTGTTCGTTTGAATCTTCTCAATAATTTGTTATTTATGACATTATTGTTTGTTGCTTGTGAAGCGGCATCAGTAGCTGAGACAACAACCGTAACTCAAGAAAGAGATTTGGGTAATGCTCCAATTATCTCGGCAACTCCACAGAAAATATCTACGATAAAGGCCACTGTAACGATTACTCCTGTGAATACAGAAACGTTACCTGCGCCAACCATGACTACTTCACCTTCAGATACGCCTTCACCACAGCCTACCCAGACATTCATGCCGACCCCCTCACCTCTTGGTGGCTGGCTAGTGTTTGAGTCTGCACACGAAGATACAAATGGAGATGATCTGATTGATATTTCCGACAACATTCATATATACAGCATGAACCTGAGTACAAACGAATTGGTCCAATTGACGTATGACAGTCATAGAGACACACTACCTTCCTGGTCACCTGATAGGAGTGAAATAGTTTTTGCCTCTAATAGGAGTGGAAATGCTGACTTATACGTCATGAATGCGGATGGCTCTAATTTGCGGCAGCTAACCCACACACCAGAAAATGAAACAACACCTATTTGGACAACAAATGGGCAGCAAATCATCTATGTTTTAGTTCGGACGCTCGAATATGGCTTGCAAGAAAGCCACTTGTACATAATGTCAGCGAGCGGTGAAAATAATCATCAACTTGTTAACCTGCCTGGGAATAGTATTGATCCAGACTTGTCTCCAGACGGTCGATTTCTGGCATATACACAGAAGGAACCTGTCTTGTTCGAAGAGGAAACTCGCACCAGAACGGTGGTTTATCTTTACGATATGCAGTCAGGCAAAAATATCCGTATCACATCTTCGGCATTTGAATCCGACAGAGGGCAGTTTCAGAAAGCAAAATGGTTACCTCGTGAAGGTTGGTATCTCTCTATGCTTCAAGTACCAGGCGACATGAATCCTGTCGGCCTGAAAGTATTTGAATTAACCTGGGATGATGAAGCACCTTTACTCCAGCAAGTACTAGAATTTGATGAGGGATCAGGAAATTATACTTGGGGACCTAATGGCGAATGTCTCATATCAGCTGATTATCGCACCCTTATTAATGAAGAGGGTGAAGCTATCATGACAACTGACCTTTTCACGATACCAATCACAATTCCCGAACCTCAAACACAACTACAAGTAGATCCGGCCATGCAAAGATCCGAACATGTTCTTCAAGGAGAAGGAACTTGGCTTACAAATGATCCTTATTATGAAGGGAATCTCGATTGGGCGCCTTGA
- a CDS encoding ABC transporter ATP-binding protein, whose product MLASFRRLLVIYKGYRFRLIVSQALLMVSALSTIGVATLNQRMINEGLLAQNVQVIITTGITMSLLAVVSGLAMAGTAVFAVFFAQGTAYLLRAELYHKIQTFSFANFDQFRTGNLMVRLSTDVNQIANAVLYSVILVMYAPFMVIVAYTLAIIRTPSLVWILLVVTLVVLVVMAVIVPQIFRAYNQRQKRLSDLNDTLQENLAGVRVVKAFVREELEKERFARRADDLRQPAFAAAFRVALLNPLLAAIAQISIGAAIWIGGTQVLSSTALSVGELVTFTQYLAQVVTPLALMAVVVPFILRGDASAERLFEVYDAPPLVQDRPDARTLAVTAVQGRVSFENVSFAFRRPDGKFDPPAIKNINLTVEPGERIGILGATGAGKSALVNLLPRFYDVTEGRITIDGVDVRDVTQENLRQIVGIALQEAVLFQGNVRFNLKFANPDAEDEVMIAAAQAADSFGFVSNLPEKWDAPVARRGYNFSGGQRQRLAITRTLAAEPRVLVLDDSTSALDVATESRVQGAIPGFSNNVTTIYIAQRISAVIDLDKIVLMENGEIVASGTHESLLADNALYQQIYESQLGRDVTAGLEVAA is encoded by the coding sequence ATGCTTGCATCATTCCGTCGTTTGTTGGTCATTTATAAAGGCTATCGTTTCCGGCTCATCGTCTCCCAGGCGCTGCTCATGGTTTCCGCCCTGTCTACCATCGGCGTGGCTACCCTCAACCAGCGCATGATCAACGAGGGGCTGCTGGCGCAAAACGTCCAGGTGATCATCACCACTGGCATTACCATGTCGCTGCTGGCGGTTGTGTCCGGGTTGGCGATGGCGGGCACGGCCGTTTTCGCCGTCTTTTTTGCCCAGGGCACCGCCTACCTGCTGCGCGCCGAGCTGTACCACAAAATCCAGACCTTCTCTTTTGCCAATTTCGACCAGTTTCGCACCGGCAATCTCATGGTGCGCCTCAGCACCGACGTCAACCAGATCGCCAACGCCGTGTTGTATTCGGTGATTCTGGTCATGTATGCGCCCTTTATGGTGATTGTGGCCTATACGCTGGCAATCATCCGCACGCCCAGCCTGGTCTGGATTTTGTTGGTGGTCACGCTGGTTGTGCTGGTGGTCATGGCCGTCATCGTGCCGCAAATCTTCCGCGCTTACAACCAGCGGCAAAAGCGGCTGAGTGACCTGAACGACACCTTGCAAGAAAACCTGGCCGGGGTGCGCGTGGTCAAAGCCTTTGTGCGCGAAGAATTAGAAAAAGAGCGTTTTGCCCGACGCGCCGACGATTTACGCCAACCTGCCTTTGCCGCTGCTTTCCGCGTGGCCCTGCTCAATCCCTTGCTCGCCGCTATCGCCCAGATTTCCATCGGCGCGGCCATCTGGATTGGCGGCACGCAGGTGTTAAGCAGCACGGCGCTGAGCGTGGGTGAACTGGTGACGTTTACGCAATATCTGGCGCAAGTGGTCACGCCGCTGGCGCTCATGGCCGTTGTTGTGCCCTTTATTTTGCGTGGCGATGCGTCGGCGGAGCGGTTGTTTGAGGTGTACGACGCGCCGCCGCTGGTGCAAGACAGGCCTGATGCGCGCACGTTGGCTGTAACGGCCGTGCAAGGCCGCGTATCCTTCGAAAACGTCAGCTTCGCTTTCCGCCGGCCGGATGGCAAATTCGACCCGCCGGCGATCAAAAACATCAACCTGACGGTCGAGCCGGGTGAACGCATCGGCATCCTCGGCGCAACCGGCGCGGGCAAGTCGGCGCTGGTGAATTTGCTGCCCCGCTTTTACGATGTAACCGAAGGGCGCATCACCATTGACGGCGTGGACGTGCGCGACGTGACGCAAGAAAATTTGCGGCAGATTGTGGGCATTGCCTTACAAGAGGCGGTGCTGTTCCAGGGCAACGTGCGCTTTAACCTGAAGTTCGCCAATCCCGACGCAGAAGACGAAGTGATGATCGCCGCCGCGCAGGCCGCCGATTCCTTCGGTTTTGTGAGCAATTTACCGGAGAAGTGGGATGCGCCGGTAGCGCGGCGCGGCTACAACTTCTCCGGTGGGCAGCGGCAGCGGCTGGCGATTACGCGCACGCTGGCGGCGGAACCCCGCGTCCTGGTGCTGGACGACAGCACCAGCGCGTTGGACGTAGCCACAGAGAGCCGCGTCCAGGGCGCGATCCCCGGCTTTAGCAACAATGTCACCACCATTTACATCGCCCAACGCATCAGCGCCGTGATTGATCTGGACAAGATTGTTTTGATGGAAAATGGCGAAATTGTGGCCAGCGGCACGCACGAATCGCTGCTGGCCGACAATGCTTTGTATCAACAGATTTATGAATCGCAGCTTGGCCGCGACGTAACGGCCGGTTTGGAGGTAGCGGCATGA